Proteins found in one Pelobates fuscus isolate aPelFus1 chromosome 10, aPelFus1.pri, whole genome shotgun sequence genomic segment:
- the LOC134574690 gene encoding alpha-2-macroglobulin-like protein 1, translating to MVIDAVILVPPICRPSFTILCGLVTLAVKAEVVSSKELCEGNKIIKPTNGNIDIEKRQLLVKPGGLRKENAQSFLYCVEESSGEVLGSFSLNLPDIVVENSVSAYVYVVGDLLGSALQNLDNLLQMPYGCGEQNMLTTSTIVYVLQYLEATGQLTPEVRSQATSYLQSGYQRELNYKHSDGSYSAFGESDGEGSTWLTAFVVKCFSQGKRYIFVDEDVINIAVAWLRSVQQNDGCFRSVGFVIHTLMKGGVEDDVSLSAYITAALLEMGIPQNNIILANAMNCVGNKVSNLTNPYTQALLAYAFSLANDLTNRAILLNNLYQVANSSGDETHWEYKLQSSGSEGGVSASVELSSYVLLALVSGPNVTTEDIEKSSHIVQWLIKQQNPNGGFSSTQDTVVAIQALAKYLRITFRKELNVKVKVSDKNGYQKEFQVDSQNRLLQQSDTLPHVPGVYSLVVTGNGCVYIQSALKYNVYPETSRMTFDLKVSAYRSHCNNQGQEQLQLAISVSYTGSRKESNMVLIEVEMLSGFSPGGNRALSIYV from the exons GTTTGGTGACACTTGCCGTGAAAGCAGAGGTTGTGAGCAGCAAAGAACTCTGTGAGGGAAACAAGATCATAAAACCTACTAATGGAAACATAGATATAGAGAAGAGACAACTTCTTGTGAAA cCCGGAGGCCTCAGGAAAGAAAACGCACAATCATTCCTTTACTGTGTGGAAG aGTCTAGTGGAGAAGTTCTGGGATCATTTTCTCTGAATCTTCCCGATATTGTGGTGGAAAATTCGGTCAGCGCCTATGTATATGTCGTGG GTGACCTACTGGGATCCGCGTTGCAGAATTTGGACAACCTGCTTCAGATGCCATATGGATGTGGAGAACAAAATATGTTAACCACTTCTACCATAGTATATGTTTTGCAATATCTCGAGGCCACAGGTCAACTGACCCCTGAAGTGAGATCACAAGCTACAAGCTACCTCCAGAGTG GATATCAACGAGAGCTAAATTATAAACATTCCGATGGATCATATAGTGCATTTGGAGAGTCAGACGGTGAGGGCAGTACTTG GCTTACTGCTTTTGTAGTAAAGTGTTTTTCCCAAGGAAAGCGTTACATATTTGTTGACGAAGATGTAATCAACATAGCCGTGGCATGGCTTCGATCCGTTCAGCAGAATGATGGATGTTTTAGGAGCGTAGGGTTTGTTATTCACACACTCATGAAG GGAGGTGTAGAGGATGATGTGTCTCTATCTGCATATATCACTGCTGCACTACTAGAAATGGGAATACCTCAAAAT AACATTATCCTGGCCAACGCGATGAACTGCGTAGGAAACAAAGTCTCTAATCTGACAAATCCTTACACTCAGGCTTTGCTAGCCTATGCTTTCTCACTTGCCAATGATCTAACAAACAGGGCAATTCTTCTGAACAATCTGTATCAAGTTGCAAACTCGTCAG GTGATGAGACACACTGGGAGTATAAACTGCAGTCTTCAGGATCGGAAGGTGGAGTGTCAGCCAGTGTGGAGTTAAGCTCTTATGTTCTGCTGGCTTTGGTCTCAGGTCCTAATGTGACTACAGAAGATATTGAGAAATCATCACATATTGTGCAGTGGTTAATCAAACAGCAGAACCCCAATGGAGGCTTCTCATCCACACAG GATACAGTTGTGGCCATTCAGGCACTGGCCAAATACTTGCGTATTACATTTAGGAAAGAATTGAATGTGAAGGTGAAGGTGTCTGATAAAAATGGATATCAAAAAGAGTTCCAAGTGGATTCACAGAACCGTCTTTTACAGCAAAGTGATACCCTGCCACATGTGCCTGGAGTGTATTCTTTAGTTGTCACCGGCAATGGTTGTGTCTACATTCAG AGTGCCCTGAAATACAACGTGTATCCAGAAACCAGTCGCATGACGTTTGACCTCAAAGTTTCTGCTTATCGCTCACATTGCAACAACCAGGGTCAAGAGCAATTGCAGCTTGCTATATCAGTCAG CTACACTGGGAGTCGAAAAGAGTCTAATATGGTTCTCATAGAAGTTGAAATGCTGTCAGGATTCAGCCCTGGTGGTAACAGAGCTTTATCG atctACGtgtga